From Candidatus Atelocyanobacterium thalassa isolate ALOHA, a single genomic window includes:
- the cysS gene encoding cysteine--tRNA ligase, protein MMLVIYNTLTRTKEPFITLEEARVKMYCCGITTYDFCHLGHARTCIIWDTVRNYLEWIGYEVKYVQNFTDVDDKILSRAIKEKTTMEEVSNKFINAYFEDMERLNVKKASVYPRVTHIIDDIQNLIGELEKSGHAYLSEGDVYFDIKSYKDYGKLSGRKLEDLKAGASGRVSLEDFQKNKKRDPADFAVWKKAKPTEKSWDSKWGKGRPGWHIECSAMIKKELGETIDLHVGGSDLIFPHHENEIAQSEAITGKELSRYWSHNGMVKVDGEKMSKSLGNFTTIRELLDQFEPMVVRLFILQTHYRNPLDFSHNSLVAATNSWQTLSDGLLFGYQYGEKLNFKNNPATELLPDLVNRFKKAINDDFNFAGGLAVLFEIAKNLRKESNVLTHTGVTTLSSNFLETQWHTLKSLAKLLGLEANQTTLKIELFKKLTDEEIDELVKKRKIAKNAKQYKESDLIRDKLKENNITLLDMSDGSTVWHYD, encoded by the coding sequence ATAATGTTAGTAATTTATAATACTTTAACTCGAACAAAAGAACCTTTCATAACTCTTGAGGAAGCGAGAGTAAAAATGTATTGTTGTGGTATTACCACTTATGATTTCTGTCATTTAGGTCATGCCAGAACCTGTATTATTTGGGATACAGTAAGAAATTATTTAGAATGGATTGGCTATGAAGTTAAATATGTTCAAAACTTTACAGATGTAGATGATAAGATACTCAGCCGTGCAATCAAGGAAAAGACAACCATGGAAGAAGTATCAAATAAATTTATCAATGCTTATTTTGAGGATATGGAACGTCTTAATGTCAAAAAGGCCAGTGTTTATCCCAGAGTAACGCATATAATTGACGATATTCAAAATTTGATTGGAGAATTGGAAAAGAGCGGGCATGCATATCTTTCTGAGGGAGATGTTTATTTTGATATTAAGAGTTATAAAGATTATGGGAAGTTATCAGGACGTAAGTTAGAAGATCTAAAAGCAGGTGCTAGCGGTAGAGTTTCCCTAGAAGATTTTCAAAAGAATAAGAAAAGAGATCCTGCTGATTTTGCAGTATGGAAAAAAGCTAAGCCTACAGAAAAGTCTTGGGATTCTAAGTGGGGAAAAGGCAGACCTGGATGGCATATAGAATGTTCTGCAATGATTAAAAAAGAACTAGGAGAAACTATTGATCTTCACGTAGGAGGTAGTGATTTGATTTTTCCTCATCATGAGAATGAAATCGCTCAATCAGAAGCAATCACAGGAAAAGAATTGTCTCGTTACTGGTCACATAATGGAATGGTAAAGGTAGATGGAGAAAAAATGTCAAAATCTTTGGGTAACTTCACCACAATACGAGAACTACTAGATCAATTTGAGCCTATGGTAGTTAGATTATTTATTTTACAAACACATTATCGCAACCCGTTGGATTTTAGTCATAATTCATTAGTAGCGGCGACCAATAGTTGGCAAACTTTGTCGGATGGCCTCTTGTTCGGATATCAGTATGGCGAAAAATTAAATTTTAAAAATAACCCTGCTACAGAACTATTACCTGATTTAGTTAACAGGTTTAAAAAAGCAATAAATGATGATTTTAACTTTGCTGGTGGATTAGCGGTTTTGTTTGAGATTGCTAAGAACTTGCGTAAAGAAAGTAATGTATTAACTCATACAGGAGTTACTACGTTATCATCTAATTTTTTAGAGACACAATGGCATACTTTAAAAAGCCTAGCGAAACTTTTAGGATTAGAGGCTAATCAAACTACTCTAAAGATAGAATTATTCAAAAAACTAACTGATGAAGAAATTGATGAATTAGTCAAGAAACGTAAAATAGCTAAAAATGCTAAACAATACAAGGAAAGTGATCTTATTAGAGATAAATTGAAAGAAAATAATATAACTTTATTAGATATGTCGGACGGGTCAACTGTGTGGCATTATGACTAA
- the wecB gene encoding non-hydrolyzing UDP-N-acetylglucosamine 2-epimerase: MASTPFKVCITLGTRPEAIKLAPLIKKFQRSKALITYVILTGQHQEMVRQVMKLFNIEANEDLKIMQPDQSLTDITCRSLKGLEEIFKKIKPQFVIVQGDTTTSFAASLAAFYQKIPVGHVEAGLRTDNIYNPYPEEANRRLISQLAQLHFAPTHLALENLKNSNITGEIHLTGNTVVDALLDVAKKFPDCNIDGLDWDNYDVLLATVHRRENWGDPLKNIIKGFSLILEKFPNVALLIPMHRNPVIREPIQDLLGKHPRVFLTEPLDYTKLIGAIQRCYLLLTDSGGLQEEAPSLGKPLLVLRDTTERPEAVEAGTATLVGTDPYKILTKVDELLTNKLTYAKMANTINPFGDGQSSNRILEIVQSFLHRESL; encoded by the coding sequence ATGGCTTCAACCCCTTTTAAAGTTTGTATTACTTTAGGAACTCGTCCAGAAGCAATAAAGCTTGCTCCCTTGATAAAAAAATTTCAAAGATCGAAAGCGCTTATCACTTATGTCATCTTAACAGGACAACATCAGGAGATGGTAAGACAGGTTATGAAATTATTTAATATTGAAGCAAACGAAGATTTAAAAATAATGCAACCCGATCAAAGTCTTACTGATATTACATGTCGTAGTTTGAAAGGATTGGAAGAAATTTTTAAAAAGATCAAGCCTCAATTTGTTATTGTTCAAGGAGATACTACTACTTCTTTCGCAGCTAGTTTAGCAGCTTTTTATCAAAAAATCCCCGTTGGTCATGTTGAAGCGGGTTTGCGGACAGATAATATCTATAACCCTTATCCAGAAGAAGCAAATCGTCGCTTAATTTCTCAGCTTGCTCAATTACATTTTGCGCCAACTCACTTGGCTTTAGAAAATTTAAAAAACTCTAATATTACAGGAGAAATACATCTAACGGGAAATACTGTTGTTGATGCTTTATTAGATGTTGCTAAGAAATTTCCTGATTGTAATATTGATGGTTTAGACTGGGACAATTATGATGTTCTTTTGGCGACTGTACATCGAAGGGAAAATTGGGGTGATCCACTAAAAAACATTATCAAAGGCTTTAGTCTTATTTTAGAAAAATTTCCAAATGTTGCATTATTAATCCCTATGCACCGTAATCCAGTTATCAGAGAACCGATTCAAGATCTTCTAGGAAAACATCCCAGAGTTTTTCTAACCGAACCTTTAGACTACACAAAGTTAATAGGTGCTATTCAAAGATGTTATTTATTATTAACAGATTCTGGAGGTCTACAAGAAGAAGCGCCAAGTCTTGGTAAACCTTTATTGGTACTAAGAGATACTACAGAACGCCCAGAAGCTGTTGAAGCAGGTACTGCTACTTTGGTTGGGACTGACCCCTATAAGATTTTAACAAAAGTTGATGAATTACTTACAAATAAATTAACATATGCGAAAATGGCTAATACGATTAACCCTTTCGGAGATGGACAGTCAAGTAATAGAATTTTAGAAATTGTACAAAGTTTCTTACATAGAGAAAGTTTGTAA
- the ftsY gene encoding signal recognition particle-docking protein FtsY codes for MSNWPNDQSHSENKNISQEYYISWAQKAYKHIQEEKIIDKLDDAKINATETVNSSSVNISNSANESSTNTPTWMQKSNRLEALKENATELTTANSEISVEFDKEFVWSAKILADQGRKPEDITEDEIQWLKSLHKGLSKTRRGLLNQLKLVLGQGPLSENAILEIETILLQADIGINATDYIVTTLQNKLLEESLPSEKAIEYLKTILCDILNSPLKQAYDSEILVKKEVLNIWLLTGVNGAGKTTTIGKLAYLAQQCGHSCIIAAADTFRAAAVEQVKIWGEKTNTPIISNSGKNTDPAAVVYDGLMAAQARNVDLLLVDTAGRLQNKTNLMEELAKIRRVIDKKAKNNVHIESLLVIDATLGQNGLRQTELFSEAAHLTGVILTKLDGSSKGGIALAITQQFGLPIRFIGVGENMKDLKPFSSHEFVEALLDE; via the coding sequence ATGTCCAATTGGCCTAATGATCAATCTCATTCTGAAAATAAAAATATATCTCAAGAATACTACATATCTTGGGCCCAAAAAGCTTATAAGCATATTCAGGAAGAGAAGATAATAGATAAATTAGATGATGCAAAAATAAACGCTACAGAAACTGTCAATTCTTCGTCTGTCAATATTTCTAACTCTGCAAATGAATCTTCAACGAATACTCCTACATGGATGCAAAAATCTAATCGCTTGGAGGCTCTTAAAGAGAATGCTACCGAATTAACAACTGCTAATAGTGAAATTTCTGTAGAATTTGATAAAGAATTTGTTTGGTCTGCAAAAATTCTAGCAGATCAAGGTAGAAAGCCGGAAGACATAACTGAAGATGAAATACAATGGTTAAAAAGTCTACATAAAGGTTTAAGTAAAACTCGTCGTGGTTTACTAAATCAATTAAAACTTGTCTTAGGTCAAGGACCTTTGAGCGAAAATGCTATTTTAGAAATAGAAACTATATTATTACAAGCAGATATAGGAATTAATGCGACAGATTATATTGTTACAACTTTACAGAATAAACTCTTAGAAGAATCTTTACCTTCAGAGAAAGCGATTGAATATCTAAAAACTATTTTATGTGATATCTTAAATTCTCCTCTAAAACAAGCATATGATTCAGAAATTTTAGTAAAGAAAGAAGTTCTAAATATTTGGTTATTGACAGGCGTTAACGGCGCTGGAAAGACAACAACTATTGGAAAACTTGCATATTTAGCTCAACAATGTGGACATAGTTGTATCATTGCAGCAGCTGATACTTTCAGAGCTGCTGCTGTTGAGCAGGTGAAAATATGGGGAGAGAAAACAAATACTCCTATTATTTCTAATTCTGGTAAAAACACTGATCCAGCTGCTGTTGTTTATGATGGACTAATGGCAGCCCAAGCCCGCAATGTTGATCTACTACTTGTAGATACTGCAGGAAGACTACAAAATAAAACAAATTTAATGGAAGAATTAGCTAAAATTAGGCGTGTTATTGATAAAAAAGCAAAAAATAATGTTCATATTGAATCTTTATTGGTTATTGATGCAACTTTAGGACAGAATGGATTGCGTCAAACAGAACTTTTTTCAGAAGCAGCTCATTTAACTGGAGTAATCCTAACAAAACTTGATGGAAGCTCAAAAGGTGGAATTGCACTAGCAATAACACAACAATTTGGTTTGCCAATTCGCTTTATTGGAGTAGGTGAAAACATGAAAGATCTGAAACCTTTTTCTAGCCATGAATTTGTAGAAGCTTTATTAGATGAGTAA
- the rpsO gene encoding 30S ribosomal protein S15 codes for MSLNPIQKQTLMSAYQIHETDTGSADLQVAILTERIVQLTSHLKKNPKDHASRRGLLKMIGRRRRLLAYIKDKSFNRYQDLIKRLGIRR; via the coding sequence ATGAGTTTGAACCCTATTCAAAAGCAAACCCTGATGAGCGCATATCAGATTCATGAGACTGATACAGGATCAGCTGATTTACAAGTTGCTATACTTACAGAACGAATTGTTCAACTAACTAGCCATTTAAAGAAAAATCCAAAAGATCATGCATCGCGTAGAGGACTACTAAAAATGATTGGTCGTCGTAGACGTTTATTAGCATATATCAAAGATAAATCTTTCAATCGTTATCAGGACCTAATTAAACGCCTTGGTATTCGACGTTAA
- a CDS encoding amidase, whose translation MSSIDIDLAFTPALELAKLILNRQITPLDLTKLFLERIEKYNPKLGSFFFIAKSDALRDAEIKTKKLSSISKLDYLPPFFGVPIGIKDLNSVANMPLTYGVAALENNIATYDDEVTKRLKHAGFVILGKTATSQLGSFPYTEPPGFLPSRNPWNLDYTSGGSSGGSAAAVASGMCPIAQGSDGGGSIRGPASCCGLVGIKPSRGRVSNAPVGDYQSGISSNGPIARTVSDAAALLDVMSGYTKGDPYWLPTPETSFLEATKQTTEPLVIAFSDHIPPFPETELIIKRTVRETALLLESLGHHVEEKCPSVEALIDPFKIIWQSGVEAAGLPSNILSPLNIWLQQHTVTAGKYLQAVHEIQVFSRKLVSFFDTFDILVLPIYLHQPIKIGEWSALPPEKTLNKIINWISPCPAFNASGLPAISLPMGYDNKGLPIGVQLIGKPADEITLIRVAAQLEKINNYQLLVPKSVNR comes from the coding sequence ATGAGTTCAATTGATATTGATTTAGCTTTTACTCCTGCCTTAGAATTGGCTAAACTAATTCTAAATCGTCAAATTACACCTCTAGATTTAACTAAATTATTTTTAGAACGAATTGAAAAATATAATCCAAAACTAGGAAGCTTTTTTTTTATTGCAAAAAGCGATGCTCTTAGAGATGCTGAGATAAAAACAAAGAAATTAAGCTCTATATCTAAGTTGGATTATCTTCCTCCTTTTTTTGGAGTTCCTATTGGGATAAAAGATCTTAATTCTGTAGCAAATATGCCTCTAACCTATGGTGTAGCTGCTCTCGAGAATAACATTGCTACTTATGACGATGAAGTTACTAAACGTTTAAAGCATGCTGGATTTGTAATATTAGGAAAAACAGCAACCTCTCAACTAGGTTCGTTCCCATACACAGAACCTCCAGGCTTTTTGCCCTCTCGTAATCCCTGGAACTTAGATTACACGTCAGGAGGATCAAGTGGCGGCTCAGCTGCTGCTGTTGCGTCAGGAATGTGTCCAATCGCTCAAGGTTCTGATGGAGGCGGATCAATTCGAGGTCCAGCAAGTTGCTGTGGACTAGTTGGAATAAAACCTTCTCGAGGAAGAGTTTCTAATGCTCCTGTTGGAGATTATCAAAGCGGAATTTCCAGCAATGGTCCAATAGCACGTACAGTAAGTGATGCCGCAGCTTTATTAGATGTAATGTCAGGTTATACCAAAGGTGATCCATATTGGTTGCCCACACCTGAAACTTCCTTCTTAGAAGCCACGAAACAAACTACTGAACCTTTAGTTATCGCTTTTTCTGATCACATACCACCTTTTCCAGAAACTGAATTAATTATCAAGAGAACAGTTCGAGAGACTGCTTTGCTTCTAGAATCTTTGGGACATCACGTAGAAGAAAAGTGCCCTTCAGTAGAGGCTTTAATTGATCCATTTAAGATTATTTGGCAATCAGGGGTTGAAGCTGCTGGTTTACCATCAAATATTTTAAGCCCACTAAATATTTGGTTACAACAACACACAGTAACAGCAGGAAAGTATTTACAGGCAGTTCATGAAATACAAGTTTTTTCTCGTAAATTGGTAAGTTTCTTTGATACTTTTGATATCTTAGTTTTACCTATTTACTTACATCAACCCATAAAGATTGGAGAGTGGTCTGCTCTACCACCTGAAAAAACTTTAAATAAAATTATTAATTGGATATCTCCTTGTCCAGCATTCAATGCTAGTGGGTTACCTGCTATTAGTTTACCTATGGGATACGACAATAAGGGATTGCCAATAGGAGTCCAGTTAATAGGAAAACCTGCTGATGAAATAACTCTGATTCGTGTAGCTGCTCAATTAGAAAAAATTAATAATTACCAATTACTAGTACCAAAGTCAGTAAATAGATAG